The following is a genomic window from Thioclava electrotropha.
TCGTGACGGGTCGCGATCTGGCGGATCATGCCGATCTGCTCGTCGATCTCGGCCGGGCTGCCTTCGCATTCGACGATCAGCAGCGCCTCGCAATCGGGATAGCCCGCATGGCAGAAGGCCTCGGTCGCGACGATGCAGGGGCGGTCCATGAACTCGATCGCGACCGGCAGGATGCCCGCCTTGATGATATCGGCCACGCAGGCGCCCGCGACCTCGTTCGAGTTGAACCCGATCAGCACTGGGCGCGCGCCTTCGGGCTTGGGCAGGATCTTCAGCGTGGCCTCGGTCACGACGCCCAATTGCCCCTCCGAGCCGCAGATTAGCCCGAGCAGATCAAGCCCGCCCGCATCCAGATACGGCCCGCCGATCTCGACCACCTCGCCCTCCATCGTGACCAGCGTCACGCCGAGGAGGTTATTCGTCGTCACCCCGTATTTCAGGCAATGCGCGCCGCCGGAATTCATCGCGATATTGCCCGAGATCGCGCAGGCGAGCTGCGAGGACGGATCAGGGGCGTAGAACCAGCCGTCGCTTTCCACCGCCCCGGTCACCGAGAGGTTCGTGCGCCCCGCTTCGACCCGAATGAAACGGTTCGTGTAATCGGTCTCGAGCACGGCATTCATCCGCGCGAGCCCCAGCACCACCGAATCCGCCTGCGGCATCGAACCGCCCGCAAGCGAGGTGCCCGCGCCGCGCGGCACCACCGGCACGCCCAATTCGTGGCAGGCCTTCAGCGCCGCCGCGACCTCCGCCGTCGAGCGCGGCAGCACCACGCCCAGCGGCTGGCAGCGATAGGCCGAAAGCGCGTCGCACTCATAAGCACGCGTCTCGCTGGGGTCGTCGATCACCGCATCCGCGGGCAGAACCTCGCGCAGGCGGGCGATGATCTGCGGCTTGCGCGCCAGCAGATCCTCCTTCGGTTTGGGCATTTCCATGGCAAACTCCTCCCGGTTGGTCAGAAAATATAACCAATAAGCCCCGGTGACAAGAGAAGCCGCATCGCGCTAACTGTCGATATGATGACGACGTTTCATATCGGCCCGCTCGGGCCGCTCGACCTCGCGGCGCTCGCCCTTCTGGTCGCCTGCTGGATGGTGATCGGCTGGACGACCGAACATCCGAGTGCCGCCCGCCCTTCGATGGGCAAGTTGATGGAGAATTACCGTCGCGAATGGATGCGCCAGCTCGTGACGCGCCAGCCGCGGATCTTCGATTCGGCGATGGTGGATGGGCTGCGGCAATCGACGACCTTCTTCGCCTCGTCTTCGCTGATCGCCATCGGTGCCGGGCTGGCGCTGATCGCGAATCCGCAGCCGCTCGCGAATCTCGCCGATGATTTCGACATCGCGCGCGGCCCCGATCTGCTCTGGGAGGCCCGCATCCTCACCGCCGTTCTGTTCGGGGCGAATGCGTTTTTGAAATTCGTCTGGTCGCACCGACTGTTTTCCTATGCCGCAATCGCGATGGCGGCGGTGCCCAACGAGCCCGAGGACCCGTTGGCCTATCCGCGCGCCGAGCAGGCGGCGCAGGTGAACATCAACGCGGCGAAAAGCTTCAATCGCGGGCTGCGCTCGGTCTATTTCGCGCTGGCGACGCTGGCGTGGCTGCTGGGGCCCTATGCGCTCATTGCGGCGACGCTGTTCACGACAGGGATGCTCTGGCGGCGCGAATTCGCCTCGGACTCGCGCCAGGCTCTGCTGCAAGACATACCTGAGTGAGCTCCGCGTCATAGTGGCTGGCAGGGCTCGCATGATTTGGCTACACCCAAAGGCATGAGCAGTTTCCTTTCCGTCGAGCAATCCCTGACAGGCCGCCGCTGGATCGGCCCCACACCCGAGGCTGACCGGCTGGCCGAAGCGATGGCGCAGCAGACGCGCCTGCCCCTGCCGCTCGCCCGCATCCTCGTCGCGCGCGGCGTGACGCCGGAGGAGAGCGAGGGCTTCCTGGAACCCACGATCCGCGAGTTGCTGCCTGATCCGCGATCCTTGCGCGACATGGAGCAGGCAGCCGCGCGCTTCCTGAAAGCGGTGAAGGCCGGCGAGAAGATCGCGGTCTTCGCGGATTACGACGTCGATGGCGGATCCTCGGCGGCGCTGCTGATCAACTGGCTGCGCGCAATGGGGCGCGAGGCGACGCTCTATATTCCCGACCGGATCGACGAGGGCTACGGGCCGAACGTGCCCGCAATGGAGAGCCTCGGCGCCGAGCATCCGCTGATCGTCTGCGTCGATTGCGGCACGCTGAGCCACGAGCCTGTGGCCGCCGCGAAACCCGCCGATGTCGTCATTCTCGACCACCACCTGGGCGGCGAGACCCTGCCGCCGGCGCTGGCCGTGGTGAACCCGAACCGTCAGGACGAGACCGGCGAGCTTGGCCATCTCTGCGCCGCCTCGGTTGTCTTCCTGATGCTGGTGGAGGCGAACCGGCAGCTGCGTGACGAAGGCGTGCAAGGCCCGCCGCTGATGACGCTTCTCGATCTGGTCGCGCTGGCGACTGTGGCCGATGTGGCCCCGCTCACGGGCTGCAACCGGGCGCTGGTGCGTCAGGGGCTCAAGATCATGGCCCGGCGCGAGCGGCCCGGCCTCGTGGCGCTGTCGGACGTGGCGCGGCTCGATCGCGCGCCCGCCGCCTATCATCTGGGCTTCGTGCTTGGCCCGCGGATCAATGCGGGCGGACGGATCGGCGCCGCCGATCTGGGCGCGCGGCTACTGTCGACAACCGACCCGCACGAGGCGCAATCCATTGCGGACCGGCTCGACCAGCTCAACACCGAGCGCAGAGAGGTCGAGAACGCCGTGCGTGAAGCCGCACTGAGCCAGGCCGAGGAGCGCGGGCTGAATGCGCCGCTGGTCTGGGCCGCGGGTGCGGGCTGGCATCCGGGCGTCGTGGGCATCGTGGCCGCGCGGCTAAAAGAGGCGACCAACCGCCCCTCGGTCGTGATCGGCGTGGAGGGCGGGATTGGCAAAGGCTCGGCCCGCTCGGTCGCGGGTGTCGATATCGGGGCCGCGATCCAGCGCGTTGCCGCTGAGGGGCTGCTGCTGAAAGGCGGCGGGCACAAGATGGCCGCGGGCCTTACGGTCGAGGAAGACAAGCTGGAGCCCGCGATGGCGCGCCTGTCTGAGCTTCTGGCCAAACAGGGCGCGGGCGAAATCGGACCGCGCGACCTGCGCCTCGACGGGATGCTGATGCCGGGCGCCGCGACGCCGCAGCTGATCGAAGATCTGGATCGCGCTGGCCCCTTCGGCCAGGGCGCACCCGCTCCTCGTTTCGCCTTCGCAGATATGGAAGTCGTGGGCGCGCGCCGGATCGGGGAAAGCCACCTGCGCTTCAATTTCGGCGACGGTATGGGCGGTCGGATCGAGGCGATCTGCTTCGGCGCGTTCGACGGCCCGCTCGGCCCCGCGCTGAGCCAGCCGGGCGCGCAGCGCTTCCACCTCGCCGGGCGGCTGGAGATCAACACATGGGGTGGGCGCAACAAGGTGCAGCTGCGCCTCGAAGACGCCGCCGAAGCGTAACCGCCACCCCGCCGTCGTACGCAGAAAAGGACTGTAATTCCAAGGCTTCCA
Proteins encoded in this region:
- a CDS encoding DUF599 domain-containing protein — translated: MMTTFHIGPLGPLDLAALALLVACWMVIGWTTEHPSAARPSMGKLMENYRREWMRQLVTRQPRIFDSAMVDGLRQSTTFFASSSLIAIGAGLALIANPQPLANLADDFDIARGPDLLWEARILTAVLFGANAFLKFVWSHRLFSYAAIAMAAVPNEPEDPLAYPRAEQAAQVNINAAKSFNRGLRSVYFALATLAWLLGPYALIAATLFTTGMLWRREFASDSRQALLQDIPE
- a CDS encoding FAD-linked oxidase C-terminal domain-containing protein, with protein sequence MEMPKPKEDLLARKPQIIARLREVLPADAVIDDPSETRAYECDALSAYRCQPLGVVLPRSTAEVAAALKACHELGVPVVPRGAGTSLAGGSMPQADSVVLGLARMNAVLETDYTNRFIRVEAGRTNLSVTGAVESDGWFYAPDPSSQLACAISGNIAMNSGGAHCLKYGVTTNNLLGVTLVTMEGEVVEIGGPYLDAGGLDLLGLICGSEGQLGVVTEATLKILPKPEGARPVLIGFNSNEVAGACVADIIKAGILPVAIEFMDRPCIVATEAFCHAGYPDCEALLIVECEGSPAEIDEQIGMIRQIATRHEPVEFREAQSADEAARIWLGRKSAFGAMGQINDYMCLDGTIPVSELPFVLRRIGELSKDYGLDVANVFHAGDGNMHPLILYNANEPGQQEQCEKLGAEILKLCVEAGGCLTGEHGVGIEKRDLMDVQFEPADLEAQMRVKDVFDPKWLLNPAKVFPLGASASRRAS
- the recJ gene encoding single-stranded-DNA-specific exonuclease RecJ, translating into MSSFLSVEQSLTGRRWIGPTPEADRLAEAMAQQTRLPLPLARILVARGVTPEESEGFLEPTIRELLPDPRSLRDMEQAAARFLKAVKAGEKIAVFADYDVDGGSSAALLINWLRAMGREATLYIPDRIDEGYGPNVPAMESLGAEHPLIVCVDCGTLSHEPVAAAKPADVVILDHHLGGETLPPALAVVNPNRQDETGELGHLCAASVVFLMLVEANRQLRDEGVQGPPLMTLLDLVALATVADVAPLTGCNRALVRQGLKIMARRERPGLVALSDVARLDRAPAAYHLGFVLGPRINAGGRIGAADLGARLLSTTDPHEAQSIADRLDQLNTERREVENAVREAALSQAEERGLNAPLVWAAGAGWHPGVVGIVAARLKEATNRPSVVIGVEGGIGKGSARSVAGVDIGAAIQRVAAEGLLLKGGGHKMAAGLTVEEDKLEPAMARLSELLAKQGAGEIGPRDLRLDGMLMPGAATPQLIEDLDRAGPFGQGAPAPRFAFADMEVVGARRIGESHLRFNFGDGMGGRIEAICFGAFDGPLGPALSQPGAQRFHLAGRLEINTWGGRNKVQLRLEDAAEA